In one window of Erythrolamprus reginae isolate rEryReg1 chromosome 1, rEryReg1.hap1, whole genome shotgun sequence DNA:
- the LOC139158133 gene encoding LOW QUALITY PROTEIN: breakpoint cluster region protein-like (The sequence of the model RefSeq protein was modified relative to this genomic sequence to represent the inferred CDS: substituted 1 base at 1 genomic stop codon): MLNQAKAHRVQHSVSHNSVKKQMKQSNSCVKLQTVHHIPLTINKEDDEPSGLYGFLNVIVHSATGFKQSSSLYCTLEVDSFGYFVNKAKTXVYRDTAEPNWNEEFEIELEGSQTLHILCYEKCYHKSKLTKEDSETTDRIMGKGQIQLDPQTLHDKDWQRTVIFMNGVEVKLSMKFTSREFSLKRMPSRKQTGVLGVKIGVVTKRERSKVPYIVRQCVEEIERRGMEEVGIYRVSGVATDIQALKAAFNINNKDVSIMMSEMDVNAIAGTLKLYFRELPEPLFTDELYPNFAEGIVLSDPVAKESCMLNLLLSRSEPNLVTFLFLLDHLKRVAEKENINKMSLHNLATVFGPTLLRPSEKDSKIPANPMHPMAMTDSWSLEVMSQVQVLLYFLQLETIPTPDSKRQSILFSTEV, translated from the exons atgctgaatcaggccaaagcccatcgagtccagcattctgtgtcacaca actctgtaaagaaacagatgaaacaatcgaacTCTTGTGTGAAGCTTCAGACTGTGCATCACATTCCCCTCACAATTAACAAGGAAGATGATGAACCCTCCGGCCTCTACGGATTCCTGAACGTGATTGTCCATTCTGCCACTGGCTTCAAGCAGAGCTCCAGCTTGTATTGTACACTTGAAGTGGATTCCTTCGGGTACTTTGTGAACAAGGCCAAGACGTGAGTTTACAGAGACACCGCAGAGCCCAACTGGAATGAGGAGTTTGAGATCGAACTGGAGGGCTCCCAGACGCTGCACATCCTGTGCTACGAGAAGTGCTACCACAAGAGCAAGCTCACCAAAGAAGACAGCGAGACCACGGACCGCATTATGGGCAAAGGCCAAATCCAGCTGGATCCCCAAACCTTGCATGACAAAGACTGGCAACGCACCGTCATCTTCATGAACGGGGTCGAAGTGAAGCTCTCCATGAAGTTCACCAGCAGAGAGTTCAGTCTGAAGAGGATGCCCTCTCGAAAACAAACAGGAGTACTTGGAGTGAAGATTGGAGTTGTCACCAAGCGAGAGCGATCCAAGGTGCCTTATATTGTGCGCCAGTGCGTGGAGGAGATTGAACGTCGGGGCATGGAAGAGGTGGGCATTTACCGGGTCTCTGGAGTTGCCACCGATATCCAGGCTCTGAAAGCGGCTTTCAATATTAATAACAAAGACGTCTCCATCATGATGAGCGAGATGGACGTGAACGCGATTGCGGGAACACTGAAGCTCTACTTTAGGGAGCTGCCGGAGCCTCTCTTCACAGATGAACTCTACCCCAACTTCGCTGAAGGCATTGTGCTCTCTGACCCGGTTGCAAAAGAAAGCTGTATGCTAAATTTGCTGCTTTCACGCTCGGAGCCCAACCTGGtcaccttccttttcctcctggaTCATTTGAAAAGAGTTGCTGAAAAGGAGAACATCAACAAGATGTCCCTTCACAACCTGGCCACCGTTTTTGGACCAACGTTACTCAGACCGTCAGAAAAAGACAGCAAGATTCCTGCCAATCCAATGCATCCCATGGCCATGACTGACAGCTGGTCCCTCGAAGTCATGTCCCAGGTTCAGGTTCTCCTCTATTTCCTGCAACTGGAGACAATTCCCACCCCGGACAGCAAGAGGCAGAGTATCCTCTTCTCCACTGAGGTGTAG